In one window of Flavobacteriales bacterium DNA:
- the asnB gene encoding asparagine synthase (glutamine-hydrolyzing), which yields MCGISGITSPDRELIERMNRTMTHRGPNAEGYYLNDYLALGHRRLSIIDLSAGGAQPRIQDHLALTFNGEIYNYLELRSELQKLGHRFHSESDTEVLLAAYLEWGTQCFSRFIGMWALALWDDRQKTLLLCRDRMGQKPLYYRYQKNILAFASELKALLQIEGVGTERPEVLAEYFAFSYNPEPRTAYSDIHTLPPGSYLIWTPNGDLASPQHYWQPTFDLQRPSADDAIAELDELLKDALRLRLRADVPLGVFLSGGLDSMGMTTLFNQHWTGLHVALNDEERTLVEKVMVQKKADLVIATPEEFDYRADFDHIMRHFDTPFADNSSIPTYWICREARRKGFIVMLGGDGGDELFYGYKRYKQLDLYSKGGGTVLMRGAHALSRRLLPGHDIDKALRFLSKDTFEDFYIKLRGGFTRDEWPHLFTRDYRDQLGDYNPAEEVRHRWPTDNDWPLAKQAQVFDWQHSFLSDILVKADRMSMANSIELRSPFLDHRLFEWSAKLHPDVLYGGELKKLYKEWLVPRLPKEVLNQPKRGFGMNENEVLGQYQNPRLNKKAVPFLLEQKKIFFANSLNAIACTK from the coding sequence ATGTGTGGCATTAGTGGTATAACTTCCCCCGATCGCGAGCTCATCGAACGCATGAACCGGACCATGACCCATCGCGGTCCCAATGCCGAAGGGTATTACCTGAACGACTACCTCGCTCTCGGCCACCGCCGACTCAGCATCATCGACCTCAGCGCAGGCGGTGCCCAACCCCGCATACAAGACCACCTCGCCCTCACCTTCAACGGCGAAATCTACAACTACCTCGAACTGCGGTCCGAACTCCAAAAACTCGGACACCGATTCCACTCCGAAAGCGATACCGAAGTGCTGCTCGCCGCCTACCTAGAGTGGGGCACACAGTGCTTCTCCCGCTTTATCGGTATGTGGGCTTTGGCGCTGTGGGACGACCGGCAAAAAACTCTTCTGCTCTGTCGCGACCGCATGGGACAAAAACCGCTGTACTACCGCTACCAAAAAAACATCCTGGCCTTTGCCTCCGAACTCAAAGCACTGCTCCAAATCGAAGGTGTCGGAACGGAACGGCCCGAAGTGCTGGCCGAGTACTTCGCGTTTTCGTACAATCCGGAACCGCGAACGGCCTATTCCGACATCCACACCCTGCCGCCCGGATCCTACCTCATCTGGACACCCAATGGCGATCTAGCTTCTCCACAACACTACTGGCAGCCGACCTTTGACCTGCAGCGACCGTCGGCCGACGATGCCATCGCGGAGCTCGATGAATTATTGAAGGATGCCCTTCGACTGCGTCTACGGGCCGATGTGCCTCTCGGCGTGTTCCTCAGCGGCGGACTCGACAGCATGGGCATGACGACCCTGTTCAACCAACACTGGACCGGTTTACATGTGGCGTTGAACGATGAAGAACGGACCTTGGTCGAAAAAGTGATGGTCCAAAAAAAGGCCGACTTGGTGATCGCCACACCGGAAGAATTCGACTACCGGGCCGATTTTGACCACATCATGCGGCATTTCGATACGCCCTTTGCCGATAATTCGAGTATTCCGACCTACTGGATCTGCCGCGAAGCGCGCCGAAAAGGCTTCATTGTGATGCTGGGCGGCGACGGGGGCGACGAACTGTTTTACGGCTACAAGCGCTACAAGCAGCTCGACCTCTACTCTAAAGGCGGCGGCACGGTCCTTATGCGCGGCGCCCATGCTCTGAGCCGGCGATTGCTGCCCGGACACGATATCGACAAGGCTCTACGATTCCTATCAAAAGACACGTTCGAAGACTTCTATATCAAACTGCGAGGCGGATTCACGCGGGACGAGTGGCCCCATTTGTTTACCCGGGATTATCGCGACCAACTGGGCGATTACAATCCGGCCGAAGAGGTCCGCCACCGCTGGCCTACCGACAACGACTGGCCATTGGCCAAGCAGGCCCAGGTGTTCGACTGGCAACACAGTTTCCTGAGCGATATCCTGGTCAAGGCCGATCGCATGTCCATGGCCAATAGCATTGAGTTAAGAAGCCCCTTCCTGGACCATAGACTTTTCGAGTGGTCGGCCAAATTACACCCCGATGTGCTCTACGGCGGCGAACTTAAAAAGCTTTACAAAGAGTGGTTGGTGCCCCGGCTGCCAAAAGAAGTTTTGAATCAGCCCAAACGCGGGTTCGGGATGAACGAAAACGAGGTCTTGGGCCAGTACCAAAACCCTCGTTTGAACAAAAAGGCCGTACCTTTCCTGCTCGAACAAAAGAAGATCTTTTTTGCCAATAGCCTAAACGCCATTGCATGTACGAAATAA
- a CDS encoding class I SAM-dependent methyltransferase, translating to MYEIKKDYIHGTSNVSFDDNRTDGTKYWNRQRIASSLVYQYSFYKWVYEKYRKQPQARILDVGCGPGTKLMHFFGKKNFEVVGIDQPDAVDYCNTKFAKYTNASFHADNFDDPVDHDLGTFDAIICSDVIEHLERPDNLLAFIKRFADDNTRIFLSTPERDRLRGKDNTRSPKVEHLREWNQPEFERFLEKSGYEVLESKIFTFMKPNLYYPHGLKYVKNVLLRLLYTNQGVEARIKA from the coding sequence ATGTACGAAATAAAGAAAGATTACATCCACGGAACCTCCAACGTGAGTTTCGACGACAACCGAACCGACGGCACCAAGTACTGGAACCGCCAACGCATCGCCAGCTCGCTCGTGTATCAGTATTCATTTTATAAGTGGGTATACGAAAAGTACCGAAAACAACCTCAAGCGCGCATTCTGGATGTTGGCTGCGGACCGGGAACCAAGCTCATGCATTTTTTCGGTAAAAAGAACTTTGAGGTGGTAGGTATTGATCAGCCCGATGCCGTCGACTACTGCAATACGAAGTTCGCAAAGTATACCAACGCATCGTTCCACGCGGATAATTTTGACGATCCTGTAGACCACGATTTAGGCACTTTCGACGCCATCATTTGCTCCGACGTGATCGAGCACCTAGAACGACCAGACAATTTACTCGCTTTCATCAAGCGCTTTGCAGACGACAATACCCGCATTTTCTTGTCGACTCCCGAACGCGACCGATTGCGGGGAAAAGACAATACTCGATCACCCAAGGTGGAGCACCTCCGCGAGTGGAATCAACCCGAGTTTGAGCGCTTTCTCGAAAAAAGCGGGTACGAAGTCCTAGAGAGCAAAATATTCACTTTTATGAAGCCCAATCTATACTACCCACATGGACTCAAATATGTGAAGAATGTGCTACTCAGATTGCTCTACACCAATCAAGGCGTCGAAGCCCGCATCAAAGCCTGA
- a CDS encoding glycosyltransferase family 4 protein: MRWAYVYQNELGRRSANLKQTLNTVDRLSTQVDLRFLCSTYESAERSFISKQFGLNVDKTVLPLNVSLRTTNLIAEFRSRYRYNKAVVRELQKQQFDVIYTRDFGFLFYLWLTGQRKNIPGYIVYEPHKVYHRSSSKVMRFMEAGALKQCDAITPITKGLLQDLRSDFSLAQPAHVLPDGVRIVPQAQINKKLHDSPVRFIYAGSFKKWKGLDTLIDAVKILSKDEPELCVTICGGSESEVESMQARCREWSINEFIHWRGYLNDHELQKEYERHHAAILPNTTETISARYTSPLKLFEYLAHGLPIVASDLPSLREVLDDHSALFFTAENPQALAQAMSKIAAQSDLRLAMSERNATFAQQFSWENRAKNLVKFVHEQL, encoded by the coding sequence ATGCGCTGGGCCTACGTGTACCAAAACGAACTTGGCCGGCGCAGTGCCAACCTAAAGCAAACGCTGAATACCGTAGACCGACTCTCTACTCAAGTGGATCTCCGCTTCTTATGTTCTACTTATGAATCCGCCGAGCGGTCGTTCATTTCGAAACAATTCGGATTGAATGTAGACAAGACGGTGCTTCCATTGAACGTAAGCTTGCGAACGACGAACCTCATCGCGGAGTTCCGATCGCGCTATCGATACAACAAGGCCGTGGTCCGCGAACTCCAAAAACAGCAGTTCGACGTAATCTACACGCGCGATTTCGGCTTTCTGTTCTACCTGTGGCTTACGGGGCAGCGTAAAAATATTCCCGGCTACATCGTGTACGAACCCCACAAGGTATACCACCGGTCTTCGTCAAAGGTCATGCGCTTTATGGAAGCCGGCGCGCTGAAACAATGCGATGCCATAACGCCCATAACGAAAGGTCTTTTGCAGGACCTGCGGTCCGATTTTTCACTCGCCCAACCCGCTCATGTACTGCCCGACGGAGTGCGCATCGTGCCGCAGGCACAAATAAATAAAAAGCTCCACGACAGTCCGGTTCGCTTCATTTACGCCGGCAGTTTTAAAAAGTGGAAAGGATTGGATACGCTGATCGATGCGGTAAAGATCCTCTCGAAGGATGAGCCGGAATTGTGCGTGACCATTTGTGGTGGCAGCGAATCTGAAGTTGAGTCCATGCAAGCCCGCTGTCGTGAATGGAGTATCAATGAGTTCATCCATTGGAGAGGCTACCTCAACGACCACGAGCTACAAAAAGAGTACGAACGGCACCATGCCGCCATACTGCCCAACACCACCGAAACCATTAGTGCGCGGTACACCTCGCCGCTAAAACTTTTTGAATACCTGGCGCACGGGCTGCCTATAGTAGCCTCCGACCTGCCGAGTTTACGCGAAGTACTCGACGATCACAGCGCTCTATTCTTTACGGCCGAAAACCCGCAAGCCCTGGCCCAGGCGATGAGTAAAATAGCGGCCCAAAGTGACTTGCGACTGGCCATGAGCGAGCGCAATGCTACCTTTGCACAGCAGTTCTCGTGGGAGAACCGAGCTAAAAATCTGGTGAAATTCGTTCATGAGCAGCTTTGA
- a CDS encoding sulfotransferase, translating to MSSFELHAVGIGAQKAGSTWVSDMARQHPDVAVWHPKELEFFNDRKSYYQATRKKAYQSDLAGLAKYFNDPENELYHLEVTPNYFWDRAAAERIAALFPNIKIVANLRQPVERAFSQWVMARYNHRRETRSFEEVMQHETEYTERSRYAQQLDLWLAHFPRKQIHLIALDEILSDPASTAYRLFEFLGLRPDVFLNASGKSNQAKSTRIPALQNGINALVRQLSAVGLTSVVERARGSKLRNWVLQKNQHTSEFPKFDSAYNAQYWDRFAADVDRLENEWGLQLNAWKP from the coding sequence ATGAGCAGCTTTGAACTACATGCGGTGGGCATCGGCGCGCAAAAAGCGGGCTCTACGTGGGTATCCGACATGGCTCGGCAGCACCCCGATGTAGCGGTGTGGCACCCCAAAGAGCTCGAGTTCTTCAACGACCGTAAATCATACTATCAAGCGACCCGTAAAAAGGCTTACCAGTCCGACCTTGCAGGCCTTGCAAAGTACTTCAATGACCCCGAGAACGAGCTATACCACTTAGAAGTCACACCGAACTATTTCTGGGATCGGGCGGCGGCTGAACGCATCGCAGCACTTTTCCCGAACATCAAGATCGTCGCCAACCTGCGCCAGCCCGTCGAGCGCGCCTTTAGCCAATGGGTCATGGCCCGCTACAACCACAGGCGCGAAACCCGCTCTTTCGAAGAGGTCATGCAGCACGAAACCGAGTACACCGAGCGCAGTCGGTATGCCCAACAACTCGATCTCTGGCTCGCCCATTTTCCACGAAAACAGATCCACCTCATTGCTCTGGACGAAATCCTCTCGGATCCCGCTTCCACCGCCTACCGCCTTTTTGAGTTTTTGGGCCTGCGGCCCGATGTGTTCCTTAACGCCTCTGGCAAAAGCAACCAGGCTAAATCGACCCGTATACCCGCTCTGCAGAACGGTATAAACGCGCTCGTACGCCAATTGAGCGCGGTCGGACTCACATCCGTGGTAGAGCGGGCCCGCGGTAGCAAGCTGCGCAACTGGGTACTTCAAAAAAATCAGCACACTTCGGAATTCCCTAAATTCGACTCCGCCTACAACGCTCAATATTGGGATCGATTCGCTGCCGACGTCGATCGGCTCGAAAACGAATGGGGGCTTCAACTAAACGCCTGGAAACCATGA
- a CDS encoding sulfotransferase domain-containing protein, translating into MSRVKVLYVLGMSYSGSSLLGFVLGAVPEVWNLGEVKVFPREHKLSRICTCKKPTLECEYWGALYRQNLQVFNKGSRWMRWSITLRLLLGLPVKAKSNHGDAHMLAAALEHAKSFESRSTWLVDTSKSLWRLLVLWTDPDIEVKVIYLKRGAKENIASYRKHGHGFFKALFQYALFHLLAKRWLRRYTTESQSLTLHHEDLALREQEAMKSISAFMELDYSGYKEQMKSRVYHIRTGNPRTVDQFRDGVEGFFYDEHWKDILKPIQLNLLTQLFRSN; encoded by the coding sequence ATGAGCCGGGTGAAGGTGCTTTACGTTTTGGGCATGAGCTACTCCGGTTCGAGCCTCCTGGGGTTTGTTCTCGGCGCCGTTCCCGAAGTCTGGAACCTCGGCGAAGTCAAGGTGTTTCCGCGCGAGCACAAGCTCAGCCGCATTTGCACCTGTAAAAAGCCCACGCTCGAATGTGAATATTGGGGTGCGCTGTACCGTCAAAACCTCCAGGTCTTCAATAAAGGATCGCGTTGGATGCGTTGGAGCATTACCCTAAGGCTGCTGCTCGGACTTCCGGTAAAGGCCAAATCGAACCACGGCGACGCCCATATGCTCGCCGCCGCGCTGGAACACGCAAAATCCTTTGAATCGCGCAGTACCTGGCTGGTCGACACCTCCAAAAGCCTTTGGCGACTCCTCGTCTTGTGGACCGACCCCGACATCGAGGTCAAGGTGATATACCTCAAACGGGGAGCTAAGGAAAACATCGCATCGTACCGCAAGCACGGCCACGGGTTCTTCAAAGCGCTGTTCCAGTATGCTTTATTCCACCTTTTGGCTAAGCGTTGGTTGAGGCGGTATACCACCGAAAGCCAATCGCTTACGCTACATCACGAAGACCTAGCCTTGCGCGAGCAAGAGGCCATGAAATCCATTTCCGCTTTTATGGAACTCGACTACAGCGGGTACAAAGAACAAATGAAATCGCGCGTCTACCATATTCGCACAGGGAATCCGAGAACGGTTGATCAGTTCCGCGATGGGGTCGAAGGATTTTTCTACGATGAGCATTGGAAGGATATACTAAAGCCAATCCAGTTGAATCTGTTGACCCAATTATTTCGATCGAACTGA
- a CDS encoding polysaccharide biosynthesis C-terminal domain-containing protein — protein sequence MRATFLTKIPISILAFLHSVIITRLLGPEGFGVFQYITTNVQFLVMAVAFNMTHGVLYFSASKRIDESKIVSLVLLLFLGSFTVMNLLVLAAPKSSWIALWLLPKGFQDSPFAWYFLAAFAYHFAQIFMHAHLKGRKSFIRSNNVMLLSGVVNVLVSGLLYVMTTRGFNADLRVLFNILTALQIGLLVVVLIGYLPSARPRLNFNWTKSEFKTYFGYTSLGYGNMFSKFFNKRLDVYFVQYLSGSVSLGLYGVATTLTNFLLDFVQPLNQVIIPYLTTMNRDETVNTYPVYLRILTTIIIVPVIVLIAFASPIVNLIYGSAFSPAVSALQVISIAIIFAYLRNYFSSYNNAKDRIRFNLLANVTALIVTIALDIVLIPKYGILGAAYATLAAYAISCFIVGRTVKKHLQISWASLLLPKTSDWDVLLKTIRGKR from the coding sequence ATGCGGGCTACCTTTTTGACCAAGATCCCTATTTCGATCCTGGCCTTTTTGCATTCGGTGATCATCACGCGTTTGCTCGGCCCCGAAGGATTTGGTGTCTTCCAGTACATCACTACAAACGTTCAGTTCTTGGTTATGGCCGTGGCCTTCAACATGACACATGGAGTGCTCTATTTCAGTGCTTCAAAGCGAATCGACGAGTCCAAGATCGTTTCCCTCGTGCTCTTGTTGTTTCTAGGGTCTTTCACCGTTATGAACCTGTTGGTCCTCGCCGCGCCAAAATCTTCTTGGATTGCTCTTTGGCTGTTGCCCAAAGGGTTTCAAGACTCGCCTTTCGCCTGGTATTTCTTAGCGGCATTCGCGTACCACTTCGCCCAAATTTTCATGCACGCCCACCTCAAAGGCCGCAAGTCCTTTATTCGATCCAATAATGTGATGCTCCTGAGCGGTGTGGTCAATGTGCTGGTCAGCGGTTTGTTATACGTCATGACAACCCGTGGTTTTAACGCCGACCTACGTGTACTTTTCAATATTTTGACCGCCTTGCAGATCGGACTCCTAGTCGTGGTACTCATTGGTTACCTCCCTAGTGCGCGACCTCGTCTGAATTTTAACTGGACCAAGTCCGAATTCAAAACCTATTTCGGATATACTTCGCTTGGCTATGGCAACATGTTCAGCAAATTCTTCAATAAGCGGCTCGATGTATATTTCGTTCAATACCTCTCTGGCTCCGTGTCTCTAGGGCTCTATGGCGTGGCTACGACCTTGACGAATTTTCTTTTAGATTTTGTTCAACCTTTGAATCAGGTCATAATCCCCTACCTCACCACGATGAATCGAGATGAAACGGTCAATACCTATCCCGTCTACCTCAGAATCCTCACCACCATTATTATAGTGCCGGTCATCGTACTAATCGCCTTTGCGAGCCCCATCGTAAATTTGATCTATGGAAGTGCGTTCTCCCCTGCAGTATCAGCCCTACAGGTGATTTCTATCGCCATAATCTTCGCTTATCTGCGCAATTATTTTTCATCGTACAACAACGCCAAAGATCGAATCCGATTCAATTTACTGGCCAATGTCACGGCCCTCATCGTCACCATCGCTTTGGACATCGTTTTGATTCCAAAATACGGCATACTTGGAGCGGCTTATGCTACCTTGGCCGCCTATGCCATTTCCTGTTTTATCGTTGGGCGTACCGTAAAGAAACACCTACAAATTTCGTGGGCGAGTTTGTTACTTCCAAAAACGAGCGACTGGGATGTGCTCTTGAAAACCATTCGAGGAAAGCGCTAA
- a CDS encoding sulfotransferase, with translation MKELIKRIKRGVEDGLKSISFVIGRGSAQPDDFPDFLGIGAQKSGTTWLHTCLIAHPEIYLPEEKEVHFFDWKYWKSYSWYRRKFIHAKGRLKGEITPAYGSITERRIRHIARMNPDLKVIYLLRNPIERAWSHSKMVLCKIQGRPFEDISEGQWIAHFDGQKSEKRGSYTETYVKWSRVFGEERIFVGFYEQIKEDPEGLLKDIFRFLGRAEDVDMSLLPTAQKSNVGLQEEIPPHLRAYLHQKYATEIEACCARFGSWACDWR, from the coding sequence GTGAAAGAACTGATCAAAAGAATAAAAAGAGGCGTTGAAGACGGACTAAAATCAATCAGCTTTGTCATCGGTAGAGGGTCCGCCCAACCAGATGATTTTCCGGATTTTCTCGGTATAGGAGCCCAAAAGTCGGGCACGACATGGCTGCACACTTGTTTGATAGCTCATCCTGAAATTTATCTTCCCGAAGAAAAGGAAGTCCACTTCTTCGATTGGAAGTACTGGAAGAGCTATTCCTGGTATCGAAGAAAATTTATTCATGCAAAGGGTCGCCTAAAGGGAGAGATCACTCCGGCCTACGGATCCATTACTGAACGCAGAATTCGACACATAGCCCGGATGAATCCGGACCTAAAGGTCATTTACCTATTGAGAAACCCGATCGAACGGGCTTGGTCTCATTCGAAGATGGTCTTGTGTAAAATTCAAGGAAGGCCTTTTGAAGACATATCGGAGGGCCAATGGATCGCGCACTTCGATGGTCAGAAATCCGAAAAGAGAGGCTCATACACCGAAACCTATGTCAAGTGGAGTAGGGTATTCGGAGAAGAGCGGATCTTCGTGGGGTTCTATGAACAAATAAAAGAAGATCCGGAAGGTCTGCTCAAGGATATCTTTCGCTTTTTAGGTCGAGCCGAGGATGTGGATATGAGTCTGCTTCCCACTGCTCAAAAGTCGAATGTCGGACTGCAAGAAGAAATTCCGCCGCACTTAAGGGCCTATCTGCACCAAAAGTACGCCACTGAAATAGAAGCTTGTTGTGCCCGTTTTGGATCATGGGCCTGCGATTGGCGTTAG